A stretch of DNA from Vulpes lagopus strain Blue_001 chromosome 12, ASM1834538v1, whole genome shotgun sequence:
ccacacgcgcacacgcacacacacgcacacatgcacacacgcaggGGCAGGGGCTCTTTTTCTCAGTTTGTTGCCTCAGCTTGTTCCTTCCCTCACCGAGTTTGTTGTGCCAGACTAAAACATCACACAGAGTTCATGTGCTCTTAAAGTCACCTATGAGTTTATTGGAAAATTGGCAATATATACATCATTTTAGAAAGTGGAAAACGAGGCAGAATGAGTCGGGAAATTCACTGTAGCATCATGAAGAAGTAGGAACGTATAGCCACTCCCGCGATACGTTTTTCCCTGGTGGAAATAAATTATGTGTATAAATAGCCTCTTGATGTTCGTGTGTCCTCGTAACAAATCACGTAGTTTTTACCTCGGGCACTTTAATGACAGGACTGGGAATGTTTTCTCctggcatttttttcccccagtaacTGTTACTTACTTGAAAACATGCAGCAGAATTGTTAGCAAAACAGTTAAAGCAGTTTGTTTTAGTACTAAGATATTtataagaaaagtatttttaaagctttcctaTAAGATGGTGTACACCTAAAAGCTGTCTTTTAGTCTGTGTATTCCAtgtgacattttacaaaaatgaaaggcAGTTTAACTCATCAGTCTTAAGTGTATgagtcatttaaatatttttacaaccAAAAAGTAGAAGCACCTTTGAATATTCATGCTTAATATTTACAGAAACTGAAGttgcagttttttctttcttttgttcgttttttatttttttgggtttttttgtgtgttttttgagaagaaaaaagaaattgcatcATAAAAAATTGACCAGATACAGTGAAGGCGCCAGTGGAGATTTGCTGCTCTTGCCACCTGCTTGGGAGGCGTGTCTGCATCCCACGGGGCCCGGGCACTAGGACACCCGTGTTCTTTTCCGGAGAGTGAACACTCTGGCTGTGTCGCTCGGCTTCGTCTTCTTGGTCCCTTGCTGGGACTTCCCTGCATCCCTCGGACTTGTCCTCTTTTGCGCTCTGGGTCTGGGGTCACACTGAGCCTCCTGGTTCTCCGTGGCGCGGACCGTGGGTGCATCCTGCTGGCAGGTGGACTCTGGGGCCGTGGGCTCCCCGTCGCCCACCCGGACGGTCCCCGGGCTGTAGGCTGCCAGCTGGCAGAGGGCCACGGCCGCCGTCTGCTTCTGCTCGTCGCTGCTGTCCACCGCTGCCGGCTCCTGGGCCCTCGCGGGGGGCGCCGTTGGGGGCTGCGCGGCGGCGGCGTCGGGGCTGCTGGGGTCTGTCTGCGCCTGCTCGGGCCCATCCTCGGCTCTGGGCGCGTCGGGGCTcggggcggccgcggcggccgggTCTGCGCCTCGCGGCGGGCGGTGGAACGGGGGCCTCGGGGGCAGGGCGTTGCAGGGGTCCTTCACCGACAGGTTCAGAGGCACGTCCTGCAGCTCCGCGAAGTCCTTGTACGCGGGGCCGTGCGTGGCTGGCGGAGCCTCTGGTTTCCTGGAGAGGTTCAGCGGGGCTGTCCGGGAGCTGTCCTCCGGGCCGGACGGGGTGGCCTCCGGGCCGGGGGAGGCACTTCCTGTCGCACCCGCACCCGCAGCGTCTCCGCTCGTGGCGTCCAggctggaggagagaggcagagagaggcttaATGGGAACCTTGCCCGGGAAAGCGCCGCTCTGAGGCGCCGCGAGCCTGCACGCGCTTGGCTGCTGGAGCACGACCCGGGCCACGCTCCggagattttgaaaatgaaagttttcttACCTCTTTGGAGACTCGTCTTTGTTCTCCAGAACCTGCGATTGTGGGCGCTCTGCGCTCTTCTTGACAGGCCTGAAGGCTGTGAGGCCGTGTTCGGGCGGGTGGAGCCGTCCCGGGACGCCGGGGCCTGGCTTGTCCGAGAGGCCGCACGGCCCGGCGCACGGCTGACTTGTCTGCGTGAAGTTGGTGGGACTCGGCCTTCCCGGGGAGCCCGTGGCCGCGCTGCCGGCTCGAGGGCTCATTTTGGTCCCCTCTGCGTCCCTCTGCTCATCTTTGGGGCGATCTTCAGCCTCGGGACTTGGGCTCCCCTTCTCACACTCGGTGTGCTTTTTGTGGGTGCTGGAAGGACTTGACTTGGATGGACTCAGGGCTGGGTAGAGCAGGGCAGCTTCTTCCAGGAGGTGGGAGCTTTGATCCCTGGAAACACCTGCGACGGCCGGGAGTCTGAGACCGTAGGAGGAGAACGCAGCCTCTGGTCTGTAAAACCCGTACGGAATGGGCAGGTTGGGGTGGTACTGCTGGAAGAACCTGTAATGGTCGTAGGCCGAGGGGGGGTTCAGGTGCTTCGGGACCGGCCCCGGCGGAGGCAGCAGGTGCCTCTGGTCTTGGGCCCCGTAGACAGGCAGCAGGGGGGCATCGCACTCGGGTGAGTTCCCGGCGAGTAGGTAGGGCGAGTAGATGGTGGCCAGTCCGTGCTCAGTGTAGAAGTGCGGCGGGTACTCTGGGATCGCGGGGTGCACGTAAGGGGAAATGGCACTAAACCCCTTTGTAGAAGGGATTTTGTGTGGGAACTCGGGCGGGAGGAAAGGCGAGCCAGCCTTCCATGGGTAGCCGGGAGTGTGGAATGCAGACTTGGTGTGGAAGGCGGTGGCTTTGGCCGTGGGGTTGGGCAGTGCCAGCAGTTCGGGGGCCTCAGCGTGTTCTGGCCCCTTCAGCCTGTGCTCCCCCACTGGGACGAATGCCGAGGGCCGCACGATGCCTTCCAGGACAGGCTGGGTGCCCCGCGGGGCTTCTGGAGCTGGACTCGGGGGTGCAGCTTCCTCGTGGAGGGTGGGCT
This window harbors:
- the ZNF750 gene encoding zinc finger protein 750 yields the protein MSLLKERKPKKPHYIPRPPGKPFKYKCFQCPFTCNEKSHLFNHMKYGLCKNSITLVSEQDRVPKCPKSNSLDPKQTNQADSAAKPTSAKPVANGLPHFDAKLQQSLTKDDVKENLELHARGPHRGPGQKPTLHEEAAPPSPAPEAPRGTQPVLEGIVRPSAFVPVGEHRLKGPEHAEAPELLALPNPTAKATAFHTKSAFHTPGYPWKAGSPFLPPEFPHKIPSTKGFSAISPYVHPAIPEYPPHFYTEHGLATIYSPYLLAGNSPECDAPLLPVYGAQDQRHLLPPPGPVPKHLNPPSAYDHYRFFQQYHPNLPIPYGFYRPEAAFSSYGLRLPAVAGVSRDQSSHLLEEAALLYPALSPSKSSPSSTHKKHTECEKGSPSPEAEDRPKDEQRDAEGTKMSPRAGSAATGSPGRPSPTNFTQTSQPCAGPCGLSDKPGPGVPGRLHPPEHGLTAFRPVKKSAERPQSQVLENKDESPKSLDATSGDAAGAGATGSASPGPEATPSGPEDSSRTAPLNLSRKPEAPPATHGPAYKDFAELQDVPLNLSVKDPCNALPPRPPFHRPPRGADPAAAAAPSPDAPRAEDGPEQAQTDPSSPDAAAAQPPTAPPARAQEPAAVDSSDEQKQTAAVALCQLAAYSPGTVRVGDGEPTAPESTCQQDAPTVRATENQEAQCDPRPRAQKRTSPRDAGKSQQGTKKTKPSDTARVFTLRKRTRVS